A stretch of DNA from Candidatus Schekmanbacteria bacterium:
AAGCAGAAAGGGCTTCATCAATCATAAAGGATTTACTAATCTTTTCAAGACAGAAAGCAGAGGAACAAAAACCATCAAACATCAACAAATTGATTGAGCAAGCTGTAAAAATGGTCTCCTATGGATTTAAAAACCATCAGATAGATATAGAGCTGAATCTACCTTCAGACATTCCCATCATAGATGTTTATGAAAACCGTATCGTGCAGATTTTCATCAATATTCTTAAAAATTCCTATCAGAATATGATTGTTCACAATCCCAAGGGGAAAATAACGATAAAAACTTCTGTTGAAAACAAAACTCCATTTTTAAAAATTAAAAGTGATTGTAAAAAGGTATTAAAGATATCAATTGAAGATGAAGGAAGCGGCATAGAGAGGGCTGTCATAAATAAAATATTCGATCCTTTCTTCTCCACCACAGAATCAAAAGAGAATATAGGTTTAGGGCTTTCAATTACATATTCAATCGTAAAAGAACATGACGGAGATATAATCATATCCTCTGAAAAAGGTAAAGGCACAAAAACTGAGATTTATTTGCCAATTCCTGATCCCAAAAAATCACCATTTGCAGCAGAAAAGCCGCAAATATATAAAAAAGATGGAATGATTACTACAACTGCCGGAATGGTACTCATAATTTCCGATGACAGAAATGTAGGGAAAAACTTTTCAGAATTAAAAGGAAGACACCCTATCAATATTACTTTCGCTGAAAATGAAGAGGATGCAATAAAAAAGATTACAAATGAATATTTTCATTTGATTATTTGCGATATAGATACAAAAGCAATCAACCCGGGAAACTTATATAAAAGGACAATTAAAATCAAAAAAAATCTATCCGATAAATTCATCTTCACAGGAGATGGAGAATTAAATCCAAATGCCCGCAGATTCATAAATCTGACAGGATGCCCTTATCTACAAAAACCTCTTTCACAAAAAACTGTGAGAAATGTATTTCACAAACTTATCGATATTGAATCACTTCAATAAGCTAATTTTACCTCCTTCTTCAATCAAATCTCACTTATTTTAAAAGCACAAATATTGCCCCCTTTCAATATATGGCTCTTTTCTTCGGCTTTAAGTATTCCATATTTCTCGAGCAATTCAAAATCGTTATAACATACTGCTTCACAGGGTGGGGACATATTATATTTTTTTGTTGCCTTTAAATGAGGACAATTGCCAAGATATTCATACCAAACCTTTCTGCCTTCTTCGGTTTTTTCCTCAATTCTCAATTCCCACTCAAAAACTTCTGCCGCATTTTTTTCTCCTGCCATCATTTCGTCCAATGATAAATCTTTAATCTTTTCATAGCTTTTTTTGAATTTCTCTTCTGTTACTCTTTTAAAAATCTCTTTTCCTTTCTTCTCACCATAGGATTTTTTGAGATTCTCCAATAATTCAGGCAGGTAAAGGGCAAATCTTTCAAGTAAAACATCTTTCTGTTTTTTCAAAAAATCCATATTCTTTCTCCTTAAAATTTCTCAAGCACAAAGAAAAAAGCTAAATTTAAACTCTTCTCTTACTTATTAAATTATGATAAATCACTTCAAGGCGGTCTAAAATTTTCTTCCAGGAGAAATCTTTAATAACGATTTCTCTTCCCTTTTTGCCCATTTGTCTTCTTAAATCTTCATTTTCTAACAACTTATCAATAGCATATGCCAAATCCTTTACATTTCCGGGATTAACGACATACCCATTTTCACCGTCTCTGACGACTTCCGGCACACCTCCTACTTTCGTAGAAATCACAGGAGTTTCACAAGCAAGCGCTTCAAGATTCACTATACCGTAATCCTCAAAGATTGACGGCAAAACGAACAGGGAAACGCTTTGGAAAAGTTTAATTTTTTCCTCATCGCTTGGAATTCCAATATATTCAATCTTGTGAAATCCTTTTTCATTTTCTCTTTCAGCTTTTTTCATAACTATCTTGAAATACTCATCATCTGCCGCTTGCCCGGCAATCAAAAGAATTGATGGATTTTTAACCAATGACATTGCCTCTACAAGGATATTCAATCCTTTACGAGGCTCAATTCGTGAAAGGAAAAGAATCGTATTTTTTCCCCTTTCAATCTCTGACGGTTTAAACAGCTCTGTATTCACTCCATGATAAAGGTAATCGCTTTTATCCTCAGGAATTCCAAGCTGATGTAAAAGCCCCAACGAATGTTTTGTGGATGTCAGATAATAATCACTTGTCTTGGAAAGTACATATCTCCATAGCGGATGCTTCATATAAAAGGTAAATTGCTCTGTTAATGTAATACAACAATGAATCTTCGGCACTTTCAAAAAAAGGGAAAAAAAAGGAAAAGTTAAATCAATCATATCAAAAAAATTTAGGATATCATATTCTTTTACAATCCTTCTGAAACCGGGCGATGGAATAGCACCACAATTTATAAAATTTAAAACATTACTTTTTTCCCCCTTACGGAGGGGAACAGGGTTTATCGAAGGCAACCTTGTTACTTTAACACCTTCATCAAAAAAAGTTTCTTTCTTCCATTGAGGATACCAAAATTCATCTATGTAAAGACTAATGACATCTGCTTTATGTCCTCTCTCTGAAAGTCCTTTTGAGAGGTCTTTCAGCAGAGGTCTAATCGCTCCCTGAATATTGAATGAATAATGGGGAACAGCAAAAAGAATCTTCAAGATTTCTATTCCTTTATTGTAGAAAAAAAGTTAAAATTAAAAAGTTGAGACAAATTTTAAAGAATCACAACATTTATTGGTACATTCAAAAACAAGTTCAAAACGAAAAAAATAAATAACACATACAGCCAATTGCTAATATTGAAGCAAATTCTATCATATTTAAAGAAAATACCAATTCTTTTTATCGTTGTTTTTCTAATCTATAATCTAAATCTGAGAGAGATAAGCGCAGGAGATACTATCCCTGCAAAATACATTCCTATCAGCATCTTAACAGAATTTGACCTTGACCTCGATGAATTTCCTTATCTATACAATAGCCCGGGAAACAAGGAATACCTTTTTATTCAAAAAACAGAAAAAGGTCATTGGTATTCAAGCTATCCTGTGGTTCCTGGTATTATCGCTCTCCCCATATATGCGCCTGCAATACTTTCAGGAATGAAAATCAATCCAAAACATATCGATATATTAGCCAAAGTCTCGGCATCTGTTATTGCTGTCTTTTCAGTAATTTTCATCTTTATGACATTAAAATTTTTCGTAGATGAAGATACAGCTTTTTTATGGGCAGTTGTCTATGCTTTCGCAACTTCAACTTGGTCAGTATCTTCACAAGGACTCTGGCAGCATGGACCAGTTGAACTTTTTATCTCTATGGGAATCTACTTTTTTGTCAAAGATGAAAGGAGAAAAGGAAATTTTATTCTTTCTTCCCTCTCTTTTTCTCTTGCAGTTGCCACAAGAATGCCCACAGCAATAATAGCTGCATCCGTTTTCATCTATGTTTTAATGTATCATCGGAAAAAGATAATTACTTTCATTTTGCCGGCACTTTTGGTTGCCATTATGCTGTTTTCATACAACATCTACCATTTTGGAAATCTTTTCGGCGGAAATGACCTCCTTGAAAAAAAGATGCTCATTACTAAGGGCATACCTTCTATCTGGACATTAAACTTTTTACCCGGATTGGCAGGTCTCTTAGTATCTCCCAGCAGAGGAATCGTAGTTTTTTCTCCGGTATTGATTTTCTCTTTTCTTTCTTTCTACCACCTTTTTAAAGATAGAGAAAAGATCTTCTTCAAATATATTGCTTTTTCAGCTTTGGCATACATTCTTCTATTCAGTTTTTACCGCTCTTGGTGGGCAGGCCATACATTTGGCTATCGTTATTTAATTGATATAATCCCTATTCTCTGCATCGTCGGAGCATTTTACAGCCAAAATTTTATATCAAAGAAATGGCTAAAAGCCATTTTCATTCTTTTTCTTGTCTTATCAATATTCGTCCAAATATTAGGCGCATTCAATTATCCAGCAGGATGGAACAACATTCCACAAAATATTGATAAGTCACCTGAAAGGAATTGGGACTTTTTAGATAACCAAATTTTAAGATGCATAAAAAAAGGTGCTAGGTATCCTCTTTTCCTTCGAAAAGATTATTAGTTGGAAAACTTGATATTTCAAAAATCGCCTTTTCTCTGCCTCTTCATAAATTTATCATTATTCGACTAATAATCCCCTTGCTCTCATCTCTTCAGTCCTGATTTTTTTCCATCTCATAACAGCATAAAGAAAGACGAAAAAGTCAGCGGCACCAGTTAAAACAAAAGGGAGTGTATTGCTCACATAGTCAAATAAAAAACCTCCCAACTCTAAGAAAACAATAACTCCCACAGCGCCAAAACTATTGTATGCACCAAGAATAGAACCTACCAATTCGCGCGGTGAAAGGTCAGATGTAAGAGTCATTGCTCCTACGCCTTCTGAATGAATTCCCAATGCGCAAAGAAGCGTACATATAAGAAAAGGTTTTGAGAAGGGATTATCTATGAGGCCTATAAGCATATAGGCAACTCCGCTTGAAAAAAGGCCAAAAGCGAGAGTGGGAAGCCTGCCCAACTTTTCAGCCATATATCCCCAAAGGGCATAAGAAAGCAAACCAACAGCACTTGAAATACCAATAACCATCCCTCCTTCGGCAACTGCCTGTGAAGGAGTTTTGCCAAAATCAGCGGCAACCTTTGTTACCCATATCATTACGAACATTCCAAGGATAATGACATCTGCACGAGCCGCAAAGGCAGAAGCATAGGTAAGCTTCAATCCTGAGCTTTCCTTTAGGACAGGAATTATCCTTTTCCATTCTACCTTTTTTCTTTCCTTTTCGCCCATCACATCCACGACACCGAAACTTGTGACTGTTGAAAAAATAAGCGAAATAATTCCTGCCAAAAGAAAAACATTTATAACTCCAATAAGAGCCGGTAATTTTGAAAATAGTGCAAAGGCAAGCATCGAACCAAATGTGAAGGCAAATCCCATTATTGCCATTATCTTACCTCTGCCTTCAGGATATGTGTAATCCGTAAGAATTGCCTGAATGAGGGGCCAGATAAAAAGAAGCGCTATCCCCAAAAGCCAACGTGCAATAAAAACTGTGGGAAGGCCTCCCAAGCCAAATAAATTACCCGCTTTTCCAGACAAACCCAAAAGGGCAAAAAAAATGCCTGCAAAGAGAAATCCATAGGAAACAAGGCGTTTTCTTCCAAATTTATCTGATAATAGCCCTACAAATCCCACACAAATCATTCCCATAATCTCATTTACTATTGCAATACTCGTATTGATTACTCCCTGATTCCCTTTACTGATTCCAATCTCTTCTTGAAGGAAAAGGGGCAGAATTACAGAAGGCAGCGCAGCA
This window harbors:
- a CDS encoding response regulator, producing ISTKNKEATLLIDGKIKKTIMMNAIAFKNNNGEVYSALGVYSDITEKKILEAKLLQSEKLSSLGTMAAGIAHELNNPLQGIAGFSELLLNEKCNEKQMEKIKLINEQAERASSIIKDLLIFSRQKAEEQKPSNINKLIEQAVKMVSYGFKNHQIDIELNLPSDIPIIDVYENRIVQIFINILKNSYQNMIVHNPKGKITIKTSVENKTPFLKIKSDCKKVLKISIEDEGSGIERAVINKIFDPFFSTTESKENIGLGLSITYSIVKEHDGDIIISSEKGKGTKTEIYLPIPDPKKSPFAAEKPQIYKKDGMITTTAGMVLIISDDRNVGKNFSELKGRHPINITFAENEEDAIKKITNEYFHLIICDIDTKAINPGNLYKRTIKIKKNLSDKFIFTGDGELNPNARRFINLTGCPYLQKPLSQKTVRNVFHKLIDIESLQ
- a CDS encoding glycosyltransferase family 1 protein, yielding MEILKILFAVPHYSFNIQGAIRPLLKDLSKGLSERGHKADVISLYIDEFWYPQWKKETFFDEGVKVTRLPSINPVPLRKGEKSNVLNFINCGAIPSPGFRRIVKEYDILNFFDMIDLTFPFFSLFLKVPKIHCCITLTEQFTFYMKHPLWRYVLSKTSDYYLTSTKHSLGLLHQLGIPEDKSDYLYHGVNTELFKPSEIERGKNTILFLSRIEPRKGLNILVEAMSLVKNPSILLIAGQAADDEYFKIVMKKAERENEKGFHKIEYIGIPSDEEKIKLFQSVSLFVLPSIFEDYGIVNLEALACETPVISTKVGGVPEVVRDGENGYVVNPGNVKDLAYAIDKLLENEDLRRQMGKKGREIVIKDFSWKKILDRLEVIYHNLISKRRV
- a CDS encoding MFS transporter, giving the protein MLHKKSETFIGISLRKGVKPHNVTVVYILATIVMILAALPSVILPLFLQEEIGISKGNQGVINTSIAIVNEIMGMICVGFVGLLSDKFGRKRLVSYGFLFAGIFFALLGLSGKAGNLFGLGGLPTVFIARWLLGIALLFIWPLIQAILTDYTYPEGRGKIMAIMGFAFTFGSMLAFALFSKLPALIGVINVFLLAGIISLIFSTVTSFGVVDVMGEKERKKVEWKRIIPVLKESSGLKLTYASAFAARADVIILGMFVMIWVTKVAADFGKTPSQAVAEGGMVIGISSAVGLLSYALWGYMAEKLGRLPTLAFGLFSSGVAYMLIGLIDNPFSKPFLICTLLCALGIHSEGVGAMTLTSDLSPRELVGSILGAYNSFGAVGVIVFLELGGFLFDYVSNTLPFVLTGAADFFVFLYAVMRWKKIRTEEMRARGLLVE